A stretch of the Metopolophium dirhodum isolate CAU chromosome 8, ASM1992520v1, whole genome shotgun sequence genome encodes the following:
- the LOC132951416 gene encoding general transcription factor II-I repeat domain-containing protein 2-like, whose product MKTASVCHVIDEICPENKCLFEQVSLSRQIITRRIEDLGLNLFEQVQDRVKLFQYFSIALAESTDMVDTAQLLIFLRGVNANFEITEELGALESLSGTTIGEDIFKALLNTFENQGLNFENLVSVTTDGAKSMIGSKSGLIRRINSKMSELNRSPPIGIHCIVHQQALCGKVLDLENVMSIVVQCRKEKLVSTLFGSVKAFQNKLSLFLNQIEELNFSHFECCATLKTEDCGIFPKQKGIKIINTLIREFENRFKDIRTKEPIINLFENPFNINPEIVEASLQLEIIELQSNNSLRTTFNNLTSSQNLVQFYSNLSEEDFPNVRKFTAKMSCIFGSTYICEQVFSTMKINKSKTRSRITNEHLHAVLRKQAHSSH is encoded by the exons atGAAGACTGC AAGTGTATGTCATGTTATTGATGAAATATGTCCTGAGAATAAATGTTTGTTTGAACAAGTTAGTTTGTCACGCCAAATAATTACTAGAAGAATAGAAGATCTTGGACTTAATCTTTTTGAACAAGTGCAAGACAGAGTAaaactttttcaatatttttcaatagcaTTAGCTGAGAGTACAGATATGGTAGATACGGCACAACTTCTAATTTTTTTACGAGGTGTGAATGCAAATTTTGAAATAACAGAAGAGTTGGGAGCGTTGGAGAGTTTGAGTGGTACTACAATAGGAGAAGATATATTCAAagctttattaaatacattcgaAAATCAAGgtcttaattttgaaaatcttgtTAGTGTTACTACAGATGGTGCAAAAAGTATGATAGGGTCTAAGAGTGGACTTATCAGAAGAATAAACTCAAAAATGTCTGAACTAAATCGATCTCCACCAATTGGAATTCACTGCATTGTTCATCAACAAGCACTATGTGGGAAAGTTTTagatttagaaaatgttatgtCTATTGTAGTACAATGTA GGAAAGAAAAACTCGTAAGTACTTTGTTCGGTTCAGTAAAAGCtttccaaaataaattatctttatttctAAATCAAATTGAAGAGTTAAATTTCTCCCATTTTGAATGTTGTGCTACTTTAAAAACAGAAGATTGTGGTATATTTCCAAAACAAAAGGgcatcaaaattattaacacgCTTATTCGTGAATTTGAAAATCGTTTTAAAGACATTCGAACTAAAGAACCAATTATAAATCTATTTGAAAATCCATTTAATATAAATCCGGAAATTGTCGAAGCTTCTTTACAATTAGAAATTATAGAACTCCAATCTAATAATTCTTTAAgaacaacatttaataatttgacaAGCTCTCAAAATCTTGTTcagttttattcaaatttgtcTGAAGAAGATTTTCCAAATGTTCGGAAGTTTACTGCTAAGATGTCTTGTATATTTGGTTCAACATATATTTGTGAGCAAGTATTTTCAACGATGAAAATTAACAAAAGTAAAACTCGATCTCGCATCACAAATGAACATCTACATGCCGTTCTCCGG AAACAAGCTCATAGTTcacattaa
- the LOC132950114 gene encoding etoposide-induced protein 2.4 — protein sequence MDDIFTLSRTVCKGVMDSFKGVTVLFMQNKRSKKVGRPVNLPKDQKMLQRIIQCCTLNGGIFCLSIVIFEYVILPSLGYIMSFTFGNFNENIWLWTRSLLSWTFGAVWVLPIFLLSKIINSLWFQDIADIAYKQKKGDPQQLTRISKVIADFSFSIVVQFLFLIQSYLVSMVPSTILSNILSILHLSLLYSLYSFEYKWCNMGMELNSRLSIIENCWPYFLGFGLPLAVVTSLPESYIISGCLFSILFPVFIISANEVSPSKIKIFRLKLFAPVLSITSTIFNRSIGPSIKSSISTASKAQKMHK from the exons atggATGATATATTT aCATTATCCAGAACGGTGTGCAAAGGTGTTATGGACAGTTTCAAAGGTGTCACTGTATTGTTCATGCAAAACAAGCGGTCAAAGAAAGTTGGCAGACCAGTAAACTTACcaaa AGATCAAAAAATGTTACAACGAATAATTCAATGCTGTACATTAAATGGTGGcatattttgtttaagtatAGTTATTTTTGAATATGTTATTCTACCTTCTTTAGGCTATATAATGTCATTTACATTTGGAAATTTTAACGAAAATATTTGGTTATGGACCCGATCACTATTGTCATGGACATTTGGAGCTGTATGGGTCTTACCAATATTTTTGCTGAGCAAAATAATTAACAGTCTATGGTTtcaa GATATCGCAGACATAgcgtataaacaaaaaaaaggtgatCCACAACAGTTGACACGGATTAGTAAAGTGATAGCTGATTTTTCGTTCAGTATAGTTGTCCAGTTCTTATTTCTCATTCAA agTTATTTAGTAAGTATGGTGCCATCAACAATTCTGAGCAATATTCTTAGTATTTTGCATTTATCATTGCTTTATTCACTTTACTCATTTGAATATAAATGGTGCAATATGGGCATGGAGCTAAACTCAAGGTTATCCATTATTGAAAACTGTTGGCCATATTTCCTTGGATTTGGACTTCCACTAGCAGTTGTCACATCTTTGCCAGaatcgtatattattag tGGTTGTCTGTTTTCAATTCTATTTCCCGTGTTCATTATCAGTGCTAATGAAGTCAGtccatctaaaattaaaatatttag ATTGAAACTATTTGCACCGGTTCTATCCATAACTAGTACCATATTCAATCGATCCATTGGTCCATCTATAAAATCTTCAATAAGTACTGCATCTAAAGctcaaaaaatgcataaatga
- the LOC132950113 gene encoding splicing factor 3B subunit 1 yields MTTHADIEAQIREIQQRKKDEKQKEDDSDVGLGASGFFDQDIYNGGGKFEGYVTSIAPNDEYDDEDIDDQHYRNKKPITAPAAALKEIAQARDDEDDYDPFAERKRLQKATSDKDDDTRQVRRPMVISPERIDPFAEGGKTPDVGSRTYSQIMQEQKLKGEENEVRKTIIDKAKDGNLKTNGDSKGTVRKRGRWDQVVQNGDSSGVPAKKKTNSTPWEETPKGGLSRWDETPGPTKMGAETPGATPGQSTRMWDATPGHTTPAAGAATPGRDTPGHIGATQTSVRRNRWDETPKTERATPGHNSGWAETPRTDRGGIDLIQDTPTPSASKRRSRWDETPSQMTPSATPGSLTPGAATPKVGVTPSGASMTPTPGGMTPGATPMTPMVPRTPVLSNSAATPIGHTAMGMATPTPGHLLSMTPEQLQAYRWEREIDERNRPLTDDELDAMFPPGYKVLQPPAGYIPIRTPARKLTATPTPIAGTPTGFFMQESVDRPSKSQIVDNQPPGNLPMLKPEDAQYFDKLLMDVDEESLTLEEQKERKIMKLLLKIKNGTPPMRKAALRQVTDKARELGAGPLFNQILPLLMSPTLEDQERHLLVKVIDRILYKLDDLVRPYVHKILVVIEPLLIDEDYYARVEGREIISNLAKAAGLATMISTMRPDIDNIDEYVRNTTARAFAVVASALGIPSLLPFLKAVCKSKKSWQARHTGIKIVQQIAILMGCAILPHLRSLVEIIEHGLVDEQQKVRTITALAIAALAEAATPYGIESFDSVLKPLWKGIRTHRGKGLAAFLKAIGYLIPLMDAEYANYYTREVMLILIREFQSPDEEMKKIVLKVVKQCCGTDGVEPQYIREDILPHFFRHFWNHRMALDRRNYRQLVDTTMEIANKVGASEIINRIVDDLKDENEQYRKMVMETIEKTIGNLGAADIDSRLEEQLIDGILYAFQEQTNEDVVMLNGFGMIVNQLGRRVKPYLPQICGTILWRLNNKSAKIRQQAADLIARIACIMKICQEEKLMGHLGLVLYEYLGEEYPEVLGSILGALKGIVNVIGMTRMTPPIKDLLPRLTPILKNRHEKVQENCIDLVGRIADRGPEYVPAREWMRICFELLELLKAHKKAIRRATVNTFGYIAKAIGPHDVLATLLNNLKVQERQNRVCTTVAIAIVAETCSPFTVLPALMNEYRVPELNVQNGVLKSLSFLFQYIGEMGKDYIYAVTPLLEDALMDRDLVHRQTACAAIKHMALGVFGFGCEDALIHLLNYVWPNIFETSPHLVQAFMEAVEGLRVALGPIKILQYTLQGLFHPARKVRDVYWKIYNSLYISAQDALVAGYPHIENDVKNQYVRYELMYTL; encoded by the exons ATGACCACGCACGCGGATATCGAGGCGCAAATACGCGAGATTCAGCAGCGCAAAAAAGATGAGAAACAGAAAGAGGACGACAGCGACGTGGGACTCGGGGCTTCTGGATTTTTTGACCAAGACATCTACAACGGTGGCGGAAAGTTCGAGGGTTATGTTACGTCCATTGCCCCCAACGACGAGTACGAT GATGAAGATATTGATGATCaacattatagaaataaaaagcCTATAACAGCACCAGCAGCTGCTCTTAAAGAAATTGCACAG gcTAGAGATGATGAAGATGACTATGATCCTTTTGCTGAAAGAAAACGTCTTCAAAAGGCAACATCAGACAAAGATGACGATACTCGTCAAGTTCGTAGGCCTATGGTTATATCGCCAGAACGTATTGATCCATTTGCTGAAG gTGGAAAAACTCCAGATGTTGGATCCAGGACATACTCACAAATTATGCAAGAACAAAAGTTAAAGGGTGAAGAGAATGAAGTACGGAAAACAATTATAGATAAAGCTAAAGATGGTAATCTTAAAACTAATGGGGACTCTAAAGGTACTGTCAGGAAAAGAGGACGATGGGATCAAGTTGTGCAAAATGGTGACTCCTCAGGAGTGCCTGCCAAAAAGAAAACTAATTCTACTCCTTGGGAAGAA acACCTAAAGGTGGTTTATCACGTTGGGATGAAACTCCTGGACCTACTAAAATGGGAGCAGAAACACCAGGTGCTACACCTGGTCAAAGCACTAGAATGTGGGATGCGACACCGGGACATACTACTCCAGCTGCAGGAGCTGCAACACCTGGTCGCGATACTCCGGGTCATATAGGAGCTACACAAACATCAGTACGGAGAAATCGTTGGGATGAAACTCCTAAAACAGAAAGag ctaCACCTGGCCATAATAGTGGATGGGCTGAAACTCCTCGTACAGATCGTGGAGGTATTGATTTAATTCAAGATACTCCAACACCATCAGCGAGTAAAAGACGTTCTCGTTGGGATGAAACACCTTCACAAATGACTCCATCAGCTACACCTGGTAGTCTTACACCTGGAGCAGCAACTCCAAAAGTAGGAGTTACACCATCAGGAGCTTCAATGACACCTACACCTGGTGGTATGACACCTGGTGCTACTCCTATGACACCCATGGTACCACGTACTCCTGTTCTTTCAAATAGTGCTGCTACACCTATTGGACATACTGCCATGGGTATGGCAACACCGACTCCAG gtCATTTGTTGTCAATGACCCCTGAACAATTACAGGCTTATAGGTGGGAACGTGAAATTGATGAGCGTAATCGTCCATTGACTGATGATGAGTTAGATGCAATGTTTCCACCTGGTTATAAAGTACTTCAACCACCTGCTGGATACATACCAATCCGAACTCCAGCCCGTAAACTAACTGCTACACCAACGCCAATAGCTGGCACACCAACAGGGTTTTTCATGCAAGAATCTGTTGACCGTCCATCTAAATCACAAATTGTTGATAATCAACCGCCTGGTAATCTTCCTATGTTAAAACCTGAAGATGCCCAGTATTTTGACAAATTGTTGATGGATGTTGATGAAGAAAGTTTAACATTAGAAGAGCAAAAAGAAAGGAAAATTATGAAattgcttttaaaaattaaaaatggtacaCCACCAATGAGAAAAGCTGCCTTGAGGCAAGTTACAGATAAGGCTAGGGAGTTGGGAGCTGGTCcattatttaatcaaattttaccTTTACTTATGTCTCCTACACTCGAAGACCAAGAACGACATTTGTTGGTTAAAGTTATTGATAGAATTTTGTATAAACTTGATGACTTGGTCAGACCATATGTCCATAAA ATATTGGTTGTTATTGAACCACTTTTAATTGATGAAGATTACTATGCTCGTGTAGAAGGACgtgaaattatttcaaatttagccAAAGCAGCTGGTTTGGCTACTATGATATCTACTATGAGACCTGATATTGACAATATTGATGAATACGTACGTAATACTACAGCTCGTGCATTTGCTGTAGTTGCTTCAGCATTGGGTATTCCATCACTTTTGCCATTTTTAAAAGCTGTGTGTAAAAGCAAGAAATCATGGCAAGCTCGCCATACag gtataaaaattgtgCAACAAATTGCAATCTTAATGGGATGTGCTATTCTACCTCATTTGCGTTCGTTGGTGGAAATTATTGAACACGGTTTGGTAGACGAGCAACAAAAAGTTCGAACTATTACAGCTTTAGCTATAGCTGCGTTAGCTGAAGCAGCAACACCTTATGGTATTGAAAGTTTTGATTCTGTTCTTAAACCTTTATGGAAGGGTATAAGAACTCATAGAGGAAAA GGTTTAGCTGCATTTTTAAAAGCTATTGGATATTTAATACCTTTGATGGACGCTGAGTATGCTAATTACTATACCAGAGAAGTGATGTTGATCTTGATTCGAGAGTTTCAGTCGCCCGATGAAGAAATGAAAAAGATTGTATTGAAG gttgtcAAACAGTGTTGTGGAACAGATGGTGTGGAACCACAATATATTCGTGAAGATATTTTACCTCATTTCTTTAGACATTTCTGGAATCATAGAATGGCTCTTGATAGACGAAATTATAGAcaa ttagttGATACTACTATGGAAATAGCGAATAAAGTCggtgcatcagaaattattaatcGCATTGTTGATGATTTAAAAGACGAAAATGAACAGTATCGTAAAATGGTTATGGAAACTATTGAAAAAACAATTGGTAATTTGGGTGCAGCCGACATTGACTCAAGGCTTGAAGAACAGCTTATTGATGGTATTCTTTATGCTTTCCAAGAACAAACAAATGAA GATGTTGTCATGTTGAATGGCTTTGGTATGATTGTTAACCAACTGGGTCGACGTGTTAAACCCTATTTACCACAAATATGTGGTACAATTTTATGGAGATTAAATAACAAATCAGCTAAAATCAGACAACAAGCTGCAGATTTGATTGCTCGGATAGCGTGTATCATGAAAATTTGTCAAGAA GAGAAGTTGATGGGGCATTTGGGTTTAGTGTTGTATGAATACTTGGGTGAAGAATATCCAGAAGTGTTGGGAAGCATTTTAGGAGCATTAAAAGGTATTGTAAACGTGATCGGCATGACAAGAATGACTCCGCCTATCAAAGACTTGTTACCTCGGCTAACACCAATTTTGAAAAACAGACACGAGAAAGTCCAAGAGAATTGTATTGATCTTGTTGGTCGTATTGCTGATCGAGGACCAGAGTATGTACCTGCCAGAGAATGGATGCGAATATGTTTTGAACTACTTGAACTATTAAAAGCACATAAAAAAGCAATCCGAAGAGCAACAGTAAATACTTTTGGTTATATTGCTAAGGCCATTGG ACCTCATGATGTATTAGCTAcacttttgaataatttaaaagtacaaGAACGTCAAAATCGTGTTTGTACAACAGTTGCCATTGCTATAGTGGCTGAAACATGTTCACCATTTACTGTATTGCCTGCATTAATGAATGAATACCGTGTACCTGAATTGAATGTTCAAAACGGTGTTCTTAAATCACTAtcatttttgtttcaatatatTGGGGAAATGGGCAAAGATTATATTTATGCTGTCACTCCTCTTTTAGAAGATGCACTTATGGACAG agatTTAGTACACCGACAAACAGCATGTGCAGCTATTAAACATATGGCTCTTGGAGTTTTTGGTTTTGGTTGTGAGGATGCTTTAATTCATTTGTTGAACTATGTCTGGCCTAACATTTTTGAAACATCCCCTCACTTGGTTCAAGCTTTTATGGAGGCTGTTGAAGGTTTGAGAGTTGCCCTAGGTCCCATCAAAATTTTACAGTATACGCTTCAA GGACTTTTTCATCCCGCTCGGAAAGTACGTGATGTCTACTGGAAAATTTACAATTCACTTTACATTAGTGCCCAAGATGCTTTAGTGGCTGGATATCCACACATAGAAAATGATGTTAAGAATCAATACGTACGATATGAACTTATGTATACGTTATAA